A window of Streptomyces broussonetiae genomic DNA:
GCCCGACTCCAGTGCCTCGCACAGCGCGGTGACCACGCTCGGCCGCAGTCCGGCGCCGCCGGCCAGCAGCTGGTTGGCCCGGACGGCGAGCGCCGCGCGCACCTGCCGGGCGGGCAGCTCGGCGCCGATGGCACCGGCGTGGCTGCGCAGCAGGCGCAGGCCGTGGCCGGCGGCGGCCCGGGTGGGCACGTCCTCGTTCCGGTTGGCGCCGACGCCGGTGGAGCGGCCGTAGACGCGCCCGGTCGCGGCGATCTGCCGGGCGGCGTTCCAGGAGTGCTCCGCGCGCACCATCGCGTCGGCCCCGGGGGCGGGGCGCGCGGCGCCGTCGGCGAGGCGTACGACGTCCTCGACGCCGAGTGCGGAGCCGTCCAGGACCACGGTCGCGGTCCTGGCGGACGGCACGGACAACGGTGCGTCCACGATGCGAGACGACATCACGCCCAAACTCCCCTCAACCCGGACATCAGGTCTTGCTCCTCGGTCATCCGTTACAGCGGATTAACACCGACCCGTTGACAAGCTATTCACACACCAAGAACTCTGCATGACGTTATACAGCCGGGCAAGGGACATCTCATGATCCAGTTCGACGCGGTCCACAAGCGCTTCCCCAACGGCACCACAGCAGTCCACGACCTCACCCTGGAAATGCCGCAGGGCGGCGTCACCGTCCTGGTCGGATCTTCCGGTTGCGGCAAGACCACCACCCTGCGGATGATCAACCGGATGGTCGAGCCGACCTCCGGCACCATCCGCGTCGGCGGCAGGGACGTCACCCGGCAGGACGCGGCCGAGCTGCGCCGCTCCATCGGCTACGTCATCCAGCAGGCCGGCCTCTTCCCGCACCGCACGGTGCTCGACAACATCGCCACCGTCCCGCTCCTGCTGGGCCAGTCGCGCAGGAGGGCCCGGGCCCGCGCCGCCGAACTGCTGGAGACCGTGGGCCTCGCCCCCGAGGCCGGCAAGCGCTACCCGCACCAGCTCTCCGGCGGCCAGCAGCAGCGCGTCGGCGTGGCCCGCGCCCTGGCCGCCGACCCGCCGGTGCTGCTGATGGACGAGCCGTTCGGCGCGGTCGACCCGGTCGTACGCACCCAGCTCCAGGACGAACTGCTCAGGCTCCAGGACGAGTTGAGCAAGACCATCGTGTTCGTCACGCACGACATCGACGAGGCGGTGCGCCTCGGCGACCAGATCGCCGTGTTCCGCACGGGCGGCCACCTCGTCCAGTGCGCCCCGCCCGCCGACCTCCTGGCCCGCCCGGCCGACGACTTCGTGGCCGACTTCCTCGGCGCCGAACGCGGACTGAAGCTGCTGTCCCTCAAGACCCTCGCCGACGTCCCCCAGGGACCGGCGCCGCAAGGCGGCACCTGGGCCCTCGTCCTCGACGCGCAGGGCAGGCCCCTGCACTGGGCCTCGAAGGACACCGAGGTCCCGGTCCGCCCGCTGACGGACGGCGACTCCCTGCTGTCGGCCCTCAACGAGTCGGTGGCCTCCCCCACCGGCCTGATCGCCCGCGTCGACGCCGACGGCACCCTCACCGGTGTCTCCTCCCGCGACGACATCCACGAACACGCCGGCCGGGCCCACGCCGAAGTGCGGGTGGTCGCATGACGATCGACTGGTCCTGGATATCGGCCCACACCGACGACCTCACCACCCTCACGCTCTCCCACCTCCAGGCCGCCCTGACGGCCGTCGCCCTCGGCCTGCTGATCTCGCTCCCGCTGGCCGTGGTCGCCCACCGCGTCCCCCGGCTGCGCGGCGCGCTGCTCGGCCTGTCCAACATCCTGTTCACGATCCCGTCGATCGCGATCTTCGTGCTGCTGCTGCCGGTCAGCGGCCTGACCCGCACCACCACCGTGACCGGCCTGACCGTCTACACCCTGGTCGTCCTGCTGCGGAACACCGTCGAGGGCCTCGACTCGGTCCCGGCGAAGGTGAAGGAGGCGGCGAAGGCGATGGGCACGCGCCCCCTGCGCACGCTCCTCACCGTCGAGTTCCCCCTCGCGCTCCCCGTGATCTTCGCGGGCGTCCGTATCGCCACCGTCATGTCGATCTCCCTCGTCTCCGTCGCCACCTACATCGGCGACGGCGGCCTCGGTCAGCTCTTCACGGACGGCTTCCAGCGCAACTTCCCGACCCCGGTGATCGCCGGAGTGGTCCTCACCCTGCTCCTCGCCGTCGTCGCCGACGCGGTCCTGGTCGCCGTCCAGTACGCCCTCACCCCCTGGGCCAGGAGGCGAGCCTGAGATGTACACGCTCCTGAAGAACCTCGGCACCTGGCTGACCAGCAGTGCCCAGTGGACCGGCCCCGACGGCATCGCCCACCGCCTCGCCGAGCACCTGCAGTACTCCCTGCTGGCCACGCTCATCGCCGCCGCCATCGGCCTCCCGCTCGGCCTGCTGATCGGCCACACCGGCAAGGGCGCCTTCCTCGCGATCAACCTCGCCTCCTTCGGCCGCGCCCTGCCGACCGTCGGCCTGGTCGTGCTGGTCTTCCTGGCCGGCGGCCTGTCGATGCTGCCGGTGTACGTCGCACTGGTCGCCCTCGCCGTCCCCGCGATCGTCACCAACACCTACGCGGGCATGACCGCCGTCGACCCGGACGTGAAGGACGCGGCGCGCGGCCAGGGCATGCGCGGCCACCAGGTGCTCTGTCAGGTCGAGCTGCCGCTCGCACTGCCGCTGATCATGACGGGCCTGCGCCTCGCCCTGATCCAGGTGGTCGCGACAGCCACCATCGCCGCGTACGTCTCCTTCGGCGGCCTCGGCCGCTACGTCTTCGACGGCCTCGCCCAGCGCGACCTGGTCCAGGTGCTCGGCGGCGCGGTGCTGGTCGCCGCCGTCGCCGTCGTCCTGGACGTGGCCCTCGCCGGCCTCCAGCGCTTCCTCTTCCGCCATCGCACCGTCTGACCGCCGCACCGTCCGACCATCACCCCGTCCGACCACCGTCCGACCATCACTCCGTCCGACCACCGAACCGCCCAAGACCCGGGAACCCCGAAATGAACCGACGTACTGTCCTCGGCGGCCTGTTCGCGGTCGCCACCGTCCCCGCCCTCTCCGCCTGCGCGGGCGGTGTCACCTCCCTCAAGGCGGGCGGCTCCGGCGCCGGCGGCGGTGGCTCCAGCAAGGGCGGAGTCACCATCGGTACCGCCAACTTCACCGAGAACCAGGTGCTCGGCTACCTCTACGCGGCCGCCCTGCAGGGGGCGGGCGTGAAGGTGACCGTCCGCCCCAACCTCGGCACCCGCGAGATCGTCATCCCGGCCCTCGAGGGCGGCGACATCGACCTGCTGCCCGAGTACCAGGGCGCCCTGCTCAACTACCTGGACCCCAAGGCCACGGCCACCGAGTCCGGCGCGATGCAGAACGCCCTCGCCCAGGCCCTGCCCTCCGGACTCCAGGTGCTCCCGTACGGCATGGCGGAGGACTCCGACGCCTTCGTCGTCACCCGCGAGAGCGCGAAGAAGTACGGGCTGGCGTCCCTCGCGGACCTGAGGAAGCAGAACGGCAGGCTCGTCATCGGGGCCGCGCCCGAGGTGAAGAAGCGCCAGGTCGGCGCGGTCGGCCTGAAGGCCGTCTACGGCGTCACGTTCAAGGAGTTCAAGTCGCTCGACTCCGACGGTCCGCTGGTCAAGGGCGCGTTGAAGAAGGGCGACGTGGACGTGGCGAACCTGTTCACGACGGACACCGACATCCAGGCCAACGACTGGGTCGTGCTCAGCGACCCCGAGCACCTGATCCCCAGCCAGCACATCGTCCCGCTCGTCGCCGACCGCAAGGCCGACGACACGGTCCGCAGGGCCCTCGCCCAGCTGGGCAACCTGCTGACCACGGCCCAGCTCACCGAGCTGAACCGGTTGGTGGACAAGGACAAGAAGGACCCCGAGGACGTGGCGAACGCCTACGCCAAGCAGCACGGACTGGTGAAGTAGATGAGCGGCCTGGTGGAACTGCGCTCCATCGACGTCGTCCCGGACGAGGAGCGGCACGGCACGGCCTTCAGCCAGTTCACCCTCTGGCTCGGCGCCAACCTGCAGATCACGGCCGTCGTCACCGGCGCGCTCGCGGTCGTCTTCGGCGGGGACGTCGTCTGGTCGCTGGTCGGCCTGGTGCTGGGCAATCTGCTCGGCGGCGCCGTGATGGCCCTGCACTCGGCACAGGGTCCCCGGCTCGGGCTGCCGCAGATGATCCAGTCGCGGGCGCAGTTCGGGGTGCGCGGGGCGGCCGTACCGCTGCTGCTGGTGGTCGTGATGTACGTCGGTTTCTTCGCTTCCGGCAGTGTGCTCGCCGGGCAGGCGGTGGGCGAGCTGACGCACACGAACGACACGACCGGGATCGTCGTCTTCGCGGCCGTCACGGCCCTCATGGCGGCGGTCGGCTACCGGGTCATCCACGCCCTCGGCCGCATCGCGAGCACCGTCTGCGCCCTCGCCTTCGTCTACCTGGGCATACGCCTCCTCGATCGCGCCGACGTGGGCGCCCTGCTGCACGACGCGCACTTCTCCCTGCCGATGTTCCTGCTGGCGATGTCCCTGTCCGCCTCCTGGCAACTGGCCTTCGGGCCGTACGTCGCGGACTACTCGCGCTATCTGCCCCGCACGACGTCGGCGAGGGCGACCTTCTGGTGGACCCTGTCCGGCTCGGCACTCGGCTCGCAGTGGTCGATGACGTTCGGTGTCCTGGTGGCGGCGACGGCGGGCCAGAAGTTCCTGGACAGCCAGGTCGGCTACGTCGTCGCGCTCGGCGGCACCGGCCTGGTCGCGTCCTTCTTCTACTTCGTGATCGCGCTCGGCAAGCTCACCATCAACGTGCTCAACACCTACGGCGGGTTCATGTCGATGGTGACGGGCGTCAGCGGCTTCCGGGGGCAGCGCGAGCTGTCGCGGACGGGACGGGCGGCCTACATCGCGCTGGTCATGGTGGCCGGCACGGCGGTGGCCCTGCTCGGCAAGGACAGCTTCCTGTCCTCCTTCAAGGACTTCCTGCTGTTCCTGCTGACCTTCTTCACGCCGTGGTCGGCGATCAACCTGGTCGACTACTACCTGATCGCCAAGGAGCGGTACGACATCCCGGCCCTGTCCGACCCGCACGGCCGCTACGGCGCCTGGCGCTGGGACGCCCTCACCGTCTACGCGGTCGGCCTGCTCGCCCAACTGCCGTTCCTCGCCACGAGTTTCTACACCGGCCCGCTGGTGGAGCCGCTGGGCGGCGCGGACATCTCCTGGATCGTCGGTCTGGCCGTACCGGCGCTGCTGTACTGGCTGGCCGGACGGCGAGGCGCGGCGCACGCGCCGGAGCCCGCGGCGCCCGCGCCCACCGCCGGCCAAGGGGCGGTATCGCCACGGCGATGATCCGACGACGAATCGGCCAAAGGTCGTTAAACGGCCACCGAGCGTGACGTTTCCCCTGCGTACCGTGAACACGTACGTCGCGAACAGGCGCTACTGGTACGACTTCTGAGGAAGCGTCATGGTCTCCCCCCGCAGGACGTTCCTGACCGCTGCCACCGCCGCGGGCCCGGCCGCCCCCGTCGCGGATTCGCCGGCCGCCGCGCTCGACGAACTCCTCGCCGGCAACGCCCGCTACGCCGCCGGCCGCCCCCGCCGGCCGCTGCCGGCGGCCAGGCGGCACCCGTTCGCGGTGATCGTCGGCTGCGTCGACGCCCGGGAGCCCGCGGAGCTGGTCTTCGACCAGGGGCTCGGGGACCTGCTGTGCACCAGGACGGCCGGCCAGGTGCTGGACGAGGCCGTGCTCGGCTCGGTCCAGTACGGCGTCCAGGAGCTGGGCATCCGGCTGGTGCTGGTGCTCGGGCACGAGCGGTGCGGCGCCGTCGCCGCCACGCTGGAACACGTGCGCACGGGGGCGGCCGTACCGGGCCATCTGGAACTGCTGGTGGACGAGATCGCCCCGGCCGCCCGGCGCACCCGGGTCCGGCCCGGCAACTGGGCCGAGCACACCATGCGGGCACACACCGCGTGGGTACGGGACGTGATCCGCGCCGACCCCGCGTTCGGTTCCGCCGGGGTGGAGGCGGCCCGGTTCGACCCGGGCACCGGGGTCGTGCGCCTGCTGCCCTGACCCGCAACAAGGGGGCTAACCCCAGTGCGGCGCAGGGGACCGCTGCCTACCCTGAACGGCATGAGCACTCTGGACCCGCGGGACGTGGACCTGCGCAAGGAACTCGACGCCACGGTGCGGGCACGCCGCGACCTGGGCGACGACTACGACGCCGCCCTGGTGGACTCCTTCCTGGAGAAGGTCGAGCGGCGGATCGACGACGCGGTGGACCGCCGGGTGCGGCGGCACCTGGCCGAGCAGCAGATGGTGAGCGCGCGCGGTGCCCGGCGGCCGAAGGACGCCGACACCTGGGTGGAGCGCTTCGGGTTCGCGATCATCTCGCTGGTCCTGGCGATCCCGCTGACCGCTGTCGCCGGCGGCATCGCGGGGACGACCGGGACGATCGCCGCCTGGGCCGGCATCGTCGGCGTCAACTTCGCCCAGGCGGTCCGGCTCAACCCCGAGCTGCTCGCCGGCCGGCGCGACCGCTCCCACGAGGACGCCTGACCGGGCCCTGCGGGCTCAGGCCTGCCGGGTGGGCAGCACCACGATCTGGCGCAGGTTGACGTGCCGGGGGCGGCTCGTGGCGTAGACGACGACGTCCGCGACCTCCGCCGCCGACAGGGTGCCGACGGCCTCCAGCATGCCGTCCAGCTGCCCGGACAGCTCGGCGCTGTCGATGTGCGTCGCGAGTTCGGTCTCCGTCAGCCCCGGCTCGATGTTCGTCACCCGCACGTCCCGCGGCCCGAACTCGGTGCGCAGCGACTGCGAGAGATGGGTGACGGCCGCCTTCGTGGCGCCGTACACCGCGTAGTTGGGGAACGGGATGTGGGCGCCGATGGAGGAGACGTTCACCAGGTCGGCGCTGCGGCCCTCGGCAGCCGCGGCCACCAGGTCGGCGCCGAAGGCGCGGACGATCCGCAGCACACCGGCGACGTTGGTGTCGAGCATCCGCTGCCACTCGTCGATCCGGCCCTCGGCGACGGGGTTCGGAAGCATGACACCGGCGTTGTTGACGACGAGGTCGACGGCCCCGAACGTCGTGTGCACCAGTTCCCGGGCGGCGTCCACGGACGCATCGTCGGTGACGTCGGCGGCCACGGCGAGCGCCTCGCCCCCGTCGGCCCGGATCCTCTCCACCAGCGCCCGCAGCCGGTCGGCACGCCGGGCGAGCAGCGCCACCCGGGCGCCCTCGGCGGCAAGCTGCAGCGCGAGCGCCTCACCGATACCGCTGGCGGCCCCGGTGACGACGACGGTGCGACCGGACAGGTTCGGGTACGACATGGGGTTCCCCCTGGGGAGCTGTGCCGGAGCGGTTCCCCGGCGGCCGACACCACCCTCGCCGGATCCCGCGGCCGTACCCAGGGATGCACTTTTCCTGGGTCTGCCAGTACCAGGTTCCGCCCCGGGCACCTCCCCTACGATCGGGGCATGAACGCAGACGGGGACTGGCTGGACGGCGAGGTCGGCGACTTCCTGCGCTCGCGCCGTGCACGCATCCGGCCCGAGGAGGTGGGCCTGCCCGGGCACGGGCGGCGCCGCGTACCGGGCCTGCGCCGCGAGGAGGTGGCCCAGCTCGCGGGGGTGAGCGTCGACTACTACATCCGCCTGGAGCAGGGCCGGGGCCCCAGCGTGAGCGATGCGGTGCTGGACGCGATCGCCCGGGTGCTGCGGCTGGACGAGACCGAGCACGCCTACCTGCGGACCGTGGCCCGCCCGCAGCACCGGCAGCAGGGCAGACGGTCCCCTCGGCAGCCCGCGCTGCAGGTCCGCCCCGGTGTGCAGACGCTGCTCGACGGCATGGAGCGCAGCCCGGCGTTCGTGCTGGGCCGCCGGATGGACGTGCTCGCGTGGAACGCGCTCGGCGACGCGGTGAACGGCTTCAGCCGCCTCGCCCCGGCCGAGCGGAACATGCCCCGGCAGGTCTTCCTGAACCCGTCCGCCCATGACCTGTACCCGGAGTGGTCGGCGGTGGCCGCGACGACGGTGGCGAACCTGCGGCTTGCCGCCGGCACGTACGCCGACGACCCCGGCCTGTGCGCCCTGGTCGGCGAACTCTCCCTGAAGAGCGCGGACTTCCGGCGGCTGTGGGCGGACCACGAGGTCAAGGAGTGCGCGTACGGCGTGAAGAAGATCCGGCACCCGGTCGCAGGCCTGCTGACCCTGCCGTACGAGACCCTGGCGGTCGGCCATGACCCGGAGCAGACGCTCGTGGTGTACACGCCGGAGAAGGGTTCACGGACGGCGGAGCGTCTGGCCCTGCTGGGCAGTTGGACGGCCGTCTGACCCTCTTGCGCCCTCGGGCCGGGCCGGCCGGAAGGACTTGCGCGGGGACCGCCGCACCCCCATTGCTGGGGGGCGGGACGACGGCGGTCCCCGCGAAGGACGCGGGCCGGGTCAGGGCCGGGCTTACGCGTCCGTGGCGTCCATGGAGGTCCGGGAGCCGCTCCGGAGGTCCTTGGCGCCGTTCGGCGCCGGCCGGGGCGGGGAGCCTCCCCCAGTGCTCAACGCCTGGGAGGTACCCCGCTGCCCTGCCGACACCCACTAATGTGCCGGAGTCGTGTTAAGCGTGTGCTGCGCGGACGTGACACGCTCGTACCACTTCCGCGAAGTCCGCCCGACCGGCAGACCACCCGCAGGGGGCGCACGGAAACCGGCAGTTCACCACCTGTTCGGCTACTGCTTCCCGCCGTCGGCCAGGAAGGCCAGCAGGTCCTGGCGGCTGACCACGCCGGTCGGCTTGCCCTCGACCAGGACGATGGCCGCGTCTGCCGCACCGAGCACCGACATCAGGTCGCCGACCGGCTCGCCGGAGCCGACCTGCGGCAGCGGCGGGCACATGTGCTTCTCCAGCGGGTCGCCCAGGGAGGCCCGCTGGGAGAACAGGGCGTCCAGCAGCTCGCGCTCCACGACCGAGCCGACGACCTCGGCGGCCATCACGTCGGGGTGCCCGGCGCCGGGCTTGACGACCGGCATCTGCGAGACGCCGTACTCGCGCAGCACCTCGATGGCCTCTCCGACGGTCTCGTCCGGGTGCATGTGCACCAGGGACGGAATGGAGCCGCCCGCCTTGTAGTTGAGGACGTCACCGACACGGGCGCTGGGGCCCTCGTCCTCGAGGAAGCCGTAGTCGGCCATCCACTCGTCGTTGAAGATCTTCGACAGGTAACCACGCCCGCTGTCCGGCAGCAGGACGACGACCACGTCATCGGGGCCCAGCCGCTCGGCGACCCGCAGCGCGGCCACGACGGCCATGCCGCAGGAGCCACCCACCAGCAGCCCCTCCTCCTTGGCCAGGCGGCGGGTCATCTGGAAGGCGTCCTTGTCGGACACGGCGACGATCTCGTCGGCCACGGTGCGGTCGTAGGCGGTCGGCCAGAAGTCCTCGCCGACGCCCTCGATCAGGTACGGCCGCCCGGAGCCGCCGGAGTAGACGGAGCCCTCCGGGTCGGCACCGATGACCTTGACCGTGCCGTCACTGGCGTCCTTGAGATAGCGGCCGGTGCCGGAGATGGTGCCGCCGGTGCCCACGCCCGCCACGAAGTGGGTGATCTTCCCCTCGGTCTGCTCCCACAGCTCGGGACCGGTCGAGTGATAGTGGGAGAGCGGGTTGTTGGGGTTGGAGTACTGGTCCGGCTTCCAGGCGCCCGGGGTCTCGCGGACGAGCCGGTCGGAGACGTTGTAGTACGAGTCGGGGTGCTCGGGATCCACGGCGGTAGGGCAGACCACGACCTCCGCACCGTAGGCGCGCAGCACGTTGATCTTGTCGGTGCTCACCTTGTCGGGGCACACGAAGATGCACTTGTAGCCCTTCTGCTGGGCGACGATCGCCAGCCCCACACCGGTGTTGCCGCTGGTGGGCTCCACAATCGTCCCGCCGGGCTTCAGCTCGCCGCTCTGCTCGGCGGCCTCGATCATGCGCAGGGCGATGCGGTCCTTCACGGAACCGCCGGGGTTGAAGTACTCCACCTTGGCAAGGACTGTCGCCTGAATGCCCTTGGTCACGTTGTTGAGCCGCACCAGCGGGGTGTTGCCGACGAGGCTGATCATCGAGTCGTGGAATTGCACCGTTGTCTCCGGTTGCTGCAAAAAAACAGTGGTCGTAGTGGTTCCGCCAGCCTACGGCCCACGAGTGAGCCGTGGTGGCCGTTCACTCCCTGTTGAGATTGGCGTACGGCCTGTACGGGGCAAGGAGTGGGTGTACGGCTACGTGGGAGGTGGCGGCGACGCATGACGAGCATGTCTAGGGCGCGAGTGGCCCGGCGCATCGCGGCCGGAGCGGCGTACGGCGGTGGCGGGGCCGGACTGGTCGGCGCGGCCGCCGTCGGTCTGCTGCTGGCGGAGGTACGGCTGGCCCGGCGCCATGTGGGCAACGGCAGCGGGGGCCGGGTGCCGGTGGCCGACGGCGTGTACGGCCACACCTACGAGGTCCCCGGCGAACCGCCCCTCAGGCTGACGCTGCTCGGCGACTCGACGGCGGCCGGACAGGGCGTGCACCGGGCGGGCCAGACGCCGGGGGCGCTGCTGGCGTCGGGGCTCGCGGCGGTGGCCGAGCGCCCGGTGGACCTGCGCAACGTCGCCGTGCCCGGAGCCCAGTCCGACGACCTGGACCGCCAGGTGGCGTCGGTCCTCGCCGCCCCGACGCCCGTTCCCGACGTCTGCGTGATCATGATCGGCGCGAACGACGTGACCCACCGGATGCCGCCGACCCGTTCGGTACGGCACCTGTCGGCGGCGGTACGACGGCTGCGCACGGCGGGCGCCGAGGTGGTGGTCGGCACCTGTCCCGACCTCGGCACGATCGAGCCGGTGCAGCAGCCGCTGCGCTGGCTGGCCCGGCGGGCGTCCCGGCAGCTCGCGGCGGCCCAGACGATCGGCGCGGTGGAGCAGGGGGGCCGCACGGTGTCGCTGGGCGACCTGCTGGGCCCGGAGTTCCAGGCGAACCCGCGCGAGCTGTTCGGTCCGGACAACTACCACCCCTCGGCGGAGGGCTATGCGACAGCGGCGATGGCCGTCCTGCCCACCGTCTGCGCCGCCCTCGGCCTGTGGCCGGCCGAGGAGGAGCGCCCGGACGTGACGCGCCGCGAGGGCTTCCTGCCGGTGGCCCGCGCCGCGGCCGAGGCGGCCTCGGAGGCGGGCACGGAGGTCACGGCGGCGATGCCGACGGGGCCGCGGGGACCGTGGGCGCTGCTCAAGCGGAGGCGGCGGCGCAGGGTGCCGGAGGCCGAGCCGGCGACTCCGTCGATCTGACCCAAGCAAGCGCTTAGAAAACTGCGGTCAGTGTCACACCACCACACCAGTGACCTGGTTCATACGTACGGGTAACTTCCCAAACGGCCCTGCTCACACAACACCGCCCACTGGAGCCGTGATGCCCGAAGCCGTCATCGTCTCGACCGCCCGCTCCCCCATCGGCCGCGCCGTCAAGGGCTCCCTGAAGGATCTGCGCCCCGACGACCTGACCGCCACGATCATCCAGGCCGCGCTCGCCAAGGTCCCCGAGCTGGACCCCAGGGACATCGACGACCTGATGCTCGGCTGCGGCCTGCCCGGCGGCGAGCAGGGCCACAACCTCGGCCGTATCGTCGCCGTGCAGATGGGCATGGACCACCTGCCGGGCTGCACGATCACCCGCTACTGCTCCTCCTCCCTGCAGACCAGCCGCATGGCCCTGCACGCCATCAAGGCCGGCGAGGGCGACGTCTTCATCTCGGCCGGTGTCGAGACGGTCTCCCGGTTCGTGAAGGGCAGCTCCGACGGCCTGCCGGACACGCACAACCCGCTGTTCGCCGAGGCCGAGGCCCGTACCGCCGCCGTGGCCGAGTCGACCGGCTCCACCTGGCACGACCCGCGCGAGGACGGCCTGGTGCCCGACCCGTACATCGCGATGGGCCAGACCGCCGAGAACCTGGCCCGCGCCAAGGGCGTCACCCGCCAGGAGATGGACGAGTTCGGCGTCCGCTCGCAGAACCTCGCCGAGCAGGCCATCAAGAACGGCTTCTGGGAGCGCGAGATCACCCCGGTGACCCTTCCGGACGGCACGGTCGTCAGCAAGGACGACGGCCCCCGAGCCGGCGTCACCCTGGAGGGCGTGGCGGGGCTCAAGCCGGTCTTCCGCCCGGACGGGCTGGTCACGGCCGGCAACTGCTGCCCGCTCAACGACGGCGCCGCGGCCGTCGTCATCATGTCCGACACCAAGGCCCGCGAGCTGGGCCTGACCCCGCTCGCCCGCATCGTCTCCACCGGTGTCTCCGGCCTGTCCCCCGAGATCATGGGCCTCGGCCCGGTCGAGGCCAGCAAGCAGGCCCTGCGCCGCGCCGGCCTGACCATCGACGACATCGACCTGGTCGAGATCAACGAGGCCTTCGCCGCCCAGGTGATCCCCTCCTACCGGGAGCTGGGCATCGACATCGACAGGCTGAACGTCAACGGCGGCGCCATCGCCGTCGGCCACCCCTTCGGCATGACCGGCGCCCGTATCACCGGCACGCTCATCAACTCCCTGCAGTGGCACGACAAGCAGTTCGGCCTGGAGACGATGTGCGTCGGCGGCGGCCAGGGCATGGCGATGGTCATCGAGCGCCTCAGCTGACCCACCGTCCGTAGCGGGACAGGCACGTCACGTCAGGAATCGGCCCGGATCCGAGGAAACACCACGGATCCGGGCCTTTCCGTGATCCAATCTCCCCCAGGATGTGACCTATCTCGCTCGCCCGGCGTATAAGTGCAGGTCAGCGCGGGTCGGCGCGGTCTGCGAGGAATCCACAGAGCCAAAGTCCTGTCCGTTTCGTGACGTTACGCACTGACAGCTGGTTAGTCCACCCTTCAAGCTGATGTAGGAAGTCGGGGGTCGACTTTGAACCGGGAGAACGTCAGTGAGCGCCATGCCGATCGCCCTGCTGCTCACCACGGCCGCCACCGGCGCCGTGGGCGTCGCCGTCCTGCGCACCGTTCTCAAGCTGCGCCGTCAGCTCGGTGAGCTGCAGCGGCAGCTCACCGAGAACCAGCAGGCCGCCACGCGCGCCCTGCTGCCGAGCGCCCGCTCCCACGCCGACCAGATACGCGCGGCCGTGGCCGAGGCGCTCGCCGAGGAGCGGGAGCGGGAGCTGGCCGAGGCGCGTGCCTTCTGGGCCGCCCAGGAGGCGCGTGACGTCTCCGACGCCCCCTCGCTGCTCGGCCTGTCCGACGCCGATCTCTTCCTGCCCCGGCAGAGCGACTTCGCCGGCCTGGAGCCCGTGTCGGAGCCGACCGCCGAGGCCGACGAGTTCGCCGGGGAGTCCCCGGAGCTGGCCGCGGCCCGCCGCCGCCACCCCTCGCACCCCGACTTCGTCCCGGCGCAGTCCCCGGCCGTGAACGACCACGAGCGCACGGTGACCACGCTGGAGCAGCTGGCCGCCGACCGCGTCGAACTCGCCGACGTCCGCCCGGGCCCGCTCGGCACCCTCGACGTCTACGTCTTCGCCGACGGCACCACCCTGTGCATGACCCCGGGCCACCGCGAGACCGCCGAGCGCCTGGCGGCGGCGGTGGAGACGGGTGACACCCCCTACCTCCTCGGCGGCTCCGGCATCTCCGGTGCGTACACCCTCACCTTCGCCTGCGGCGAGGAGATGGTCTACATCCTCGCCGACCGGGTCATCGCGTCCCTGTAACGGGCCCCGCAAGGGGCTCAGACCCCCGCCCGCCGCCGCGCCTCCTCCACCAGCTTCACAGCTTCGGTGACTTCACCGTCGCTGCGCAGCACCAGCTCCAAGTCGTGCGCGGCCACAAGAATCTGATCGGCCGCCGCAAACATCCCCGCGTCCGGCATCTCCCGGGGTTCGCTCCCGGGCTCCTCGACCCGCTGGGCCCACCGGGCC
This region includes:
- a CDS encoding ABC transporter ATP-binding protein; this encodes MIQFDAVHKRFPNGTTAVHDLTLEMPQGGVTVLVGSSGCGKTTTLRMINRMVEPTSGTIRVGGRDVTRQDAAELRRSIGYVIQQAGLFPHRTVLDNIATVPLLLGQSRRRARARAAELLETVGLAPEAGKRYPHQLSGGQQQRVGVARALAADPPVLLMDEPFGAVDPVVRTQLQDELLRLQDELSKTIVFVTHDIDEAVRLGDQIAVFRTGGHLVQCAPPADLLARPADDFVADFLGAERGLKLLSLKTLADVPQGPAPQGGTWALVLDAQGRPLHWASKDTEVPVRPLTDGDSLLSALNESVASPTGLIARVDADGTLTGVSSRDDIHEHAGRAHAEVRVVA
- a CDS encoding ABC transporter permease gives rise to the protein MTIDWSWISAHTDDLTTLTLSHLQAALTAVALGLLISLPLAVVAHRVPRLRGALLGLSNILFTIPSIAIFVLLLPVSGLTRTTTVTGLTVYTLVVLLRNTVEGLDSVPAKVKEAAKAMGTRPLRTLLTVEFPLALPVIFAGVRIATVMSISLVSVATYIGDGGLGQLFTDGFQRNFPTPVIAGVVLTLLLAVVADAVLVAVQYALTPWARRRA
- a CDS encoding ABC transporter permease, which gives rise to MYTLLKNLGTWLTSSAQWTGPDGIAHRLAEHLQYSLLATLIAAAIGLPLGLLIGHTGKGAFLAINLASFGRALPTVGLVVLVFLAGGLSMLPVYVALVALAVPAIVTNTYAGMTAVDPDVKDAARGQGMRGHQVLCQVELPLALPLIMTGLRLALIQVVATATIAAYVSFGGLGRYVFDGLAQRDLVQVLGGAVLVAAVAVVLDVALAGLQRFLFRHRTV
- a CDS encoding ABC transporter substrate-binding protein, coding for MNRRTVLGGLFAVATVPALSACAGGVTSLKAGGSGAGGGGSSKGGVTIGTANFTENQVLGYLYAAALQGAGVKVTVRPNLGTREIVIPALEGGDIDLLPEYQGALLNYLDPKATATESGAMQNALAQALPSGLQVLPYGMAEDSDAFVVTRESAKKYGLASLADLRKQNGRLVIGAAPEVKKRQVGAVGLKAVYGVTFKEFKSLDSDGPLVKGALKKGDVDVANLFTTDTDIQANDWVVLSDPEHLIPSQHIVPLVADRKADDTVRRALAQLGNLLTTAQLTELNRLVDKDKKDPEDVANAYAKQHGLVK
- a CDS encoding purine-cytosine permease family protein, producing MSGLVELRSIDVVPDEERHGTAFSQFTLWLGANLQITAVVTGALAVVFGGDVVWSLVGLVLGNLLGGAVMALHSAQGPRLGLPQMIQSRAQFGVRGAAVPLLLVVVMYVGFFASGSVLAGQAVGELTHTNDTTGIVVFAAVTALMAAVGYRVIHALGRIASTVCALAFVYLGIRLLDRADVGALLHDAHFSLPMFLLAMSLSASWQLAFGPYVADYSRYLPRTTSARATFWWTLSGSALGSQWSMTFGVLVAATAGQKFLDSQVGYVVALGGTGLVASFFYFVIALGKLTINVLNTYGGFMSMVTGVSGFRGQRELSRTGRAAYIALVMVAGTAVALLGKDSFLSSFKDFLLFLLTFFTPWSAINLVDYYLIAKERYDIPALSDPHGRYGAWRWDALTVYAVGLLAQLPFLATSFYTGPLVEPLGGADISWIVGLAVPALLYWLAGRRGAAHAPEPAAPAPTAGQGAVSPRR
- a CDS encoding carbonic anhydrase, which translates into the protein MVSPRRTFLTAATAAGPAAPVADSPAAALDELLAGNARYAAGRPRRPLPAARRHPFAVIVGCVDAREPAELVFDQGLGDLLCTRTAGQVLDEAVLGSVQYGVQELGIRLVLVLGHERCGAVAATLEHVRTGAAVPGHLELLVDEIAPAARRTRVRPGNWAEHTMRAHTAWVRDVIRADPAFGSAGVEAARFDPGTGVVRLLP